CCAGTCTTGGCTTTCTGCGCTCTGCTCTCAGCCACCGGCATTACAGTTTGATGTCGAATCCGACAGTTTCGCGGACCAGACGGCCCATGTACGCCTTGGCGTCCACGGTGTCTTCGCTAAAAGCGTCACTGAGGCTGGGCAGCGGCAACAGAATCGGCAGATCACGGCCACGCATCAGGCGGGCCGTGGAGCCGATGGGATCGGCGATCAATCCACCGTCCACCGCCACCAGACCATGACGTCCGTCGGTGATCAGGCGCTCCAGAGCGGCCTGGGCCGTCTCTGGGGTCGCTTCGATCACTTCGGCTCCGGCCAGACGGTAGCCGGTCGCCGTTTCGCTGTCGGCCAGAATCGCTACGCGGTGCGAGCGACCCGTTTTCGGTGCGGTCATGCACCCACCTCCTGGCGAATCTGCTCTTCGGGCAGGCCGTAGTACTTGCCGCGCCCAATCAGGCGCAGCTTGGCGGCCTCAATTTCCTTGCGGCGCAGGAAGTCCAGGATGATGCCCACACCCATCGGGTCAGAGACACCGATAGAGCGGGCCGCCCGGTCCAGCGCGGCGCGGGCGGCCACTTCGGCAGCTTGCGGGCTCGGAGCGTCCATGATGGCCGCGATATCCGGGGACGCGCTGGTGTCACCTGACGACAGCCGGGCGTATCCCGCCGCGTCCAGACGGCCACCGGGAACAAAGAAGTCCTGTTCCAGTGGCACACCAGCAGCCTGGGCCTGACGGGCCATCAGCGCGTTGGTGATGTCGATCTCGCGGCCCACGTAGGTACGCAAAGAGGTGTCTTGGGCAACCTTGCGAACATGGTTGTAGTACCCCTGATCCAGCGCGACCTCCAGGTTCAGCAGGTTCCCGCTGGCTTGGTAAGCCCCCACACCTTTACGGAAGGCGGCGGCCAACGGATGAGCGCTCACCGAGATGGCCGAAGCCACCCCAGCCAGATCACTGCTGCCCGCGGCGCTCTCCAGCAAGCTGGGCTTGATGGTGCCACCGGGAATCAGGCTGCTGCGAATAGCATCCACGCCGCGCCCGGCCACCACACCGCGTGCCACTGTCTTGAGGTTCACGAGATCCCAGCGCATCAGCAGGGTTTCGATTTCCCGCTTGGCGTTGCCATCAGCGAAGCCCAGCACTTTCTGGGTGGTCGCGAAGAGACTGCGGCTCAGCGCCCGGTCCAGCTCGGGCAGACCCGCTCCCTCGGCAGTGGTTTCACGTAGGTTGGCGGCAAAGCCCGTTTCGCTCAGCACCCGCAGAAATTCCGGGTAGCTGCTGGCGGCCAGGGCGGATTCCAGCGAACGCCCGTCCAACAGGGCGTTGCGCATCATCCTGACGCGGGTATTGATATAGGCGTAATCGTCAGGCATTCACCCCTCCTTATTCGCCGGTCAACAGCGAACGAATCTGGGGCGTCAGGCTGCCGCGCAGGGTCTGCAGGCGGCCCATCAAGGTGTTGGTGATGCCACTTTTGCCACCCTGGGCCAGCAGGCGTACGCCACCTTCAATGCTGGGGTTACCCCGCACCTCCAGGTCACTCACCATGCTGCGCAGCATCTCCACGTCGCTGGGATTGACTTCTGCCACGTCCGCCTGAGGCACCGCCTGACGGGCTTCATTCAGCAGTCGTCCCAGGATCTCACGGTAAGCCGGCAGCTGACCGATGTCGCGAAGTTGCTGCTCGACCAGGCCATATACCTGTGCGATGCCTTCCTCGGAGGCGCTCAGGCGCGCGGCGTTCAGGTCCAGGTCCGCAGAAGAGCGGGCGCGGGTCAGACCGGCCTGGTACTGCTTGTCCAGCACCCGGCTGCGGCTGCCCAGCAGCTCCTCGGCTTCGGTGCGGGCAGCGGCCAGAATCCGCTCCGCTTCGGCACGGGCATCGGCGCGGATGCGCTCGATCTCGGCCTGAGCTTCATTTTCAAGCAGTTTATCCAGGGCCATATCAGATCAGGAACAGTCCCACGAAGCCCAGAATGACCAGGGTTTCAGGCAGCAAGAAGACCAGCAGCAGCTGACCGAACTTGCTGGGATCTTCGGCCACAGCGCCCACCAGGCTGGAACCGATGCGGGCCTGCGCGATACCGGTGCCGATAGCACCCAGACCCAGCGCCAAGCCCTTACCGATGGCCGCCAGACCTTCGTTGTTGGCCGCGGCGGTGGTGGCTTCCTGTGCGCCAGCAACACCAGCCAGAGCGAGGATAACGGCAACGGTAGCGATCTTGTTGTAGTTGGTCATGATTGTTTCTCCTGTGAGATGAAGTAATTTCACCGGCCCTGCTCAGGGCTGAGGCGACGAAGGGGGTTGTAGGCCGGGCTGGTTTCAGCGTTGTAACCAGTCGGATTGAGGAATTCGACCATCTGAAGACGGATAGGTTGCAGGATGTGACCGATCAAGGTCAGCGCCAGGATCAGGACAGTCAGCAGAACAGCCAGAGCCAGACCGATAATGGCGCCGATAATGCCCATACTCTCGTACAGGTTCCAGCCCAGGTCAGCGACCAGCTTGGCCATGATGGCGGACACCAGGCCCACTGCGAAGATACGGGCGTAGCTCAGCACCGCGCCGCCCTGTGAGATCAACTCGACCGGCAGCATCGGGAAGGCGCGGATCACGCGCAGGTAGCCGACCACGAAGGCCGCAAAGCCCAGCCACATCAGCCACACCAGGGGATTGGCCCAGTCGAACATCAGACCGAAGTTGCTGGCGGCGCGGGTGATAAAGGCCATCAAGATCAGGGCGATCACGCCGCCAAAGAGGGCGATGCCTTCCCAGACGTGGGTTTGGTCACCATGCTTGAGGCCTTCGCGGATGCGGATAAACCAGCCCCAGGGCACCTGAATGATGCCGAACAGCAGGGCGATCATCAGCATGATCGGGCTGAAGTACTCGGTTTCCAGACGGGGGAACGTAATCGGAATCAGGCCACTTAGGGCGTGGTGGGCGTGGAATTCCAGGCCGGTCCAACCCCACATGCGGTTGATCAGGTCTTCGTTGAAATAAAAGAGGCCCAGGTGCTCGCCCCAGGTACCGAAGAACTCACCGGTGAGAAAGCCCCACAGCACCGTCCAGAAAGACATTGTAGCGATGATGCTCCAGATGTCTTTGAGAACATTTGGCATCAGCTTGGTGCCCATCAGGGGAACCGTCCAGCTTTCGCCCCGGTCGGCCTTGCCCTTGAGCCACAGGCCCACCAGGAAGAACAGGATGCCGTAGCCCACGTCACCGATAATCAGACCGAACAGGAACGGCATCAGATAAGCCATCACCCAGGTCGGATCGAAGGTACCGTACTTGGGCGGGCTCATCAGGCCCATCACCATCTGGTAAGGGCGCACATACCCACTGTTCCGCAGTTCCACCGGAATGGCTGCGTCATGGTGAGCGTCAACGTCGTGGACTTCGTACATGGCCGCGTCGCCATAAGGCTTCAGGGCCGCGTCCAGCGCGGAGATGCGGTCGGTCGGGACATAGCCCTGCATCACCAGCGAGTAACGCCCACGCGCCGAGGCCGTGCGGACATCATGCACCGCCACCAGATCCTTGAGGCCGTCACGCATGGCGAACAGTTCATGGCCATGCTGCTCGGCCAGGGCCGAACGGCGGGCGTTCAGCTTCTGGAGGTAATCACGCCCGGCGCCGCGAATCTGGCCCAGTTCGGCTCCAGCTTGTTCCAGGGGCATCCCCTCGAAACGGCCTGGAACACGCAACTCGCCCAGACGCAGACGGCCCAGAGCACTGCGGGCCAGATCACGCTCGGCCACCAGGGTGGCCACCGCACCGACGCGGCCCGTGTTGGTGTTCTGAACAGCCAGCTCGTAGCGGTCCTGCAGAGCTTCCTTCAGCGCTGCTTGCACCTGTGCCAGATCGGTTTCGGCGTGCAGTACAAAAGGAATCACCGCTACCCGGCGGCTGCGGTCCAGTGAACCGACCAGGCCAGCCAAGGCAGACACCGGCTCGGCATAAGCCGAAGCCGCGTCAACATCAGCCTGAACCTCGGTCCGCTCACGTGCCAGTTCAGCCACAGGTACGGCGACTGCTTCAATCCGCTCAGCCCACTCGGCCCGGGGAGGCACGCTGGCCTGCGCCAGATCGGCAGGACGGCGGGCGCCCAACTCGGCAATGGTGCTTTCCACACGGGCCAGCAAACGCTCGGCTTCTTTCAGCTCCTCACTGGTCTGTTCCTGCGCCGAGTCGGAGCGCAGAGGCCCTCCCTCAATAGGCCGCAGGTGAACGACGCCTGCTTCTTGCAGCGCCGTGATCACCGCCTCGCTTTCGCGACGGCGCATGGCGATCACCACTTGCTGCATGGGGCTGATCACGGCAACACCGCCTTGAGCACATGCTCGGCGGCCTGCGAAATGCGGCCAGCCATCTGGCCACGCGCACGCTCCGTGCCCTCAGTTGCCTTGCCCCTGGCCTCCTCACGGATACGCACCGTTTCGGCGGTCAGGCGCTGATCATGCTCGGCCTGCATGGCCTTCATGCGCTCCTGAGCTTCACGGAGGATACGGTCGGCTTCAGCCTGCGCCGCTTCAACTTCACGGCGGGCATCACTGCGAGCAGCTTCAATCTGCGCGTCCAGCGCCGCTTCGCGCTCGGCCAGTTCACTCAAGATTCGACTTGAGACGTCCAAATCCCTCCTCCTTTCCTTGTCAGCCGAGGCACCCCCCGTCCGGCGCCCAGCACTGCATAATTTGGCTCCATTCAGATTGAAGGCCCCATCAAGTGGGGTCTTGGGGTGTCGGCTGCACAGCCTTCGATTGGTTGCCCGACCCCTGATATTCAGATTGCGTCAGACTGAGGACAGCTTAACATACCCCCACAGACCCGCTCGCAGGGGCATCAGTCCCGGCACCGTGCGGGAACAAGCGTTTTGCCTGTCACCCGGAGGGAAACAGTGAGTTAAGACGCGTTTCTTAGACCATCGGCGCAGCACTGCGGCGCCAGGCCCGCCAGCGGGTGAACATCCGCCATCCCCACCACAGCAGCCCGACCAGGCCCAGAGCAGCCAGCGCTGGGATGGTCAACGCCAATACGCTTAGGCCCAGACTCAGGGCGTCCTCGGCGGTGCTCACGGCAGGATTGCCAACCCCAGCGGTCAACGTGGTGGCGGCAGGGCGCACGGCCGCACGGCCCGCCTGCACGCCGCCTGCCACGATCAATCCCAATACGCCAGCCAGCGCCGGGGACACATCCGCCACGCCAGCTTGTGACGCGAACAACACCGCACCCGCAGCGGCCCCGATCCAACCCGTTACCAGGTGCAGCACATGATCCACACCGGGAATCTTGTCTCCGATAAAGTCTGCCAGGCCCACCAGGAAAATCACCAGGAGCGTCCAGGTGCTACCCAACAGGTCAAACGGCTGATCCAGCGAAACCAGCCCCAGATTGGCCAGCACGCCGACCAGAAACAGCGGGATGTAGGCATTCAGCCCCGCTGCACCGGAGAGGCCCAGCGCCGATAGGAAGCCAGAAAACAGTTCCACGCCCCCATTACGCCGCAGGGTTGAGGGCAGTTCCCACTTCTGGCCTTGA
The sequence above is a segment of the Deinococcus radiophilus genome. Coding sequences within it:
- a CDS encoding V-type ATP synthase subunit F; this encodes MTAPKTGRSHRVAILADSETATGYRLAGAEVIEATPETAQAALERLITDGRHGLVAVDGGLIADPIGSTARLMRGRDLPILLPLPSLSDAFSEDTVDAKAYMGRLVRETVGFDIKL
- a CDS encoding V-type ATPase subunit: MPDDYAYINTRVRMMRNALLDGRSLESALAASSYPEFLRVLSETGFAANLRETTAEGAGLPELDRALSRSLFATTQKVLGFADGNAKREIETLLMRWDLVNLKTVARGVVAGRGVDAIRSSLIPGGTIKPSLLESAAGSSDLAGVASAISVSAHPLAAAFRKGVGAYQASGNLLNLEVALDQGYYNHVRKVAQDTSLRTYVGREIDITNALMARQAQAAGVPLEQDFFVPGGRLDAAGYARLSSGDTSASPDIAAIMDAPSPQAAEVAARAALDRAARSIGVSDPMGVGIILDFLRRKEIEAAKLRLIGRGKYYGLPEEQIRQEVGA
- a CDS encoding V-type ATP synthase subunit E codes for the protein MALDKLLENEAQAEIERIRADARAEAERILAAARTEAEELLGSRSRVLDKQYQAGLTRARSSADLDLNAARLSASEEGIAQVYGLVEQQLRDIGQLPAYREILGRLLNEARQAVPQADVAEVNPSDVEMLRSMVSDLEVRGNPSIEGGVRLLAQGGKSGITNTLMGRLQTLRGSLTPQIRSLLTGE
- a CDS encoding V-type ATP synthase subunit K, translated to MTNYNKIATVAVILALAGVAGAQEATTAAANNEGLAAIGKGLALGLGAIGTGIAQARIGSSLVGAVAEDPSKFGQLLLVFLLPETLVILGFVGLFLI
- a CDS encoding V-type ATP synthase subunit I, whose amino-acid sequence is MISPMQQVVIAMRRRESEAVITALQEAGVVHLRPIEGGPLRSDSAQEQTSEELKEAERLLARVESTIAELGARRPADLAQASVPPRAEWAERIEAVAVPVAELARERTEVQADVDAASAYAEPVSALAGLVGSLDRSRRVAVIPFVLHAETDLAQVQAALKEALQDRYELAVQNTNTGRVGAVATLVAERDLARSALGRLRLGELRVPGRFEGMPLEQAGAELGQIRGAGRDYLQKLNARRSALAEQHGHELFAMRDGLKDLVAVHDVRTASARGRYSLVMQGYVPTDRISALDAALKPYGDAAMYEVHDVDAHHDAAIPVELRNSGYVRPYQMVMGLMSPPKYGTFDPTWVMAYLMPFLFGLIIGDVGYGILFFLVGLWLKGKADRGESWTVPLMGTKLMPNVLKDIWSIIATMSFWTVLWGFLTGEFFGTWGEHLGLFYFNEDLINRMWGWTGLEFHAHHALSGLIPITFPRLETEYFSPIMLMIALLFGIIQVPWGWFIRIREGLKHGDQTHVWEGIALFGGVIALILMAFITRAASNFGLMFDWANPLVWLMWLGFAAFVVGYLRVIRAFPMLPVELISQGGAVLSYARIFAVGLVSAIMAKLVADLGWNLYESMGIIGAIIGLALAVLLTVLILALTLIGHILQPIRLQMVEFLNPTGYNAETSPAYNPLRRLSPEQGR
- a CDS encoding V-type ATPase subunit subunit G family protein translates to MDVSSRILSELAEREAALDAQIEAARSDARREVEAAQAEADRILREAQERMKAMQAEHDQRLTAETVRIREEARGKATEGTERARGQMAGRISQAAEHVLKAVLP
- a CDS encoding DUF4126 domain-containing protein — protein: MELFSGFLSALGLSGAAGLNAYIPLFLVGVLANLGLVSLDQPFDLLGSTWTLLVIFLVGLADFIGDKIPGVDHVLHLVTGWIGAAAGAVLFASQAGVADVSPALAGVLGLIVAGGVQAGRAAVRPAATTLTAGVGNPAVSTAEDALSLGLSVLALTIPALAALGLVGLLWWGWRMFTRWRAWRRSAAPMV